The genomic segment CCGAGCAACGCCTCACGCACCGCGCCAAGCCGGGTTTCGGCCTGGTGACGGGCTTCGACGATGCGCTGACGCTCCGCATCGGCCGCCCGCTCGGCCTCGGCGGCGGCACGCTCGTCAGCCTTGCTGACCTGCTGGTGCCCGGCCAGCGCGGGCGCCGGGTGCTCGGCGGAACCGCACACCGGGCACGGGTCGCCGTCGCCGAGCTTCGCGGCCAGCTCGGCAGCCATGCCGCTGAGCCGCCGTTCCCGCAGGTCCAGCAGCCGATCGCGGGCCTCCTGGTGCAGGTCGACGGCCTTGGCCTGCACCTCGATCGCGGCACGGACGGCTGCTTCCGCGGCCGGGATCCGGTTCGCCGAGGCGACCGCGCGGGCCAGCTCGTCGGCACGGGCCTGCGCGCCGTCCAGCTTCGCGGCGGCCTGGGTCGCCGCTTCGACCCGCGACCGCAGTTCCTCGGACCGGGCCGGCATGGTCGCGAGCTTGGCGCCCAGCGTTTTCGCCCGTGTGCTCGCCTGATCGGCCTGCACGGCGAGCCTGCCGAGGCGGGCCATGTCCCGTTGCTGCTGCTCGCCTTCCTCGACGAGTCCGGACAGCGCTCCGGCCTCTTCGCGCAGCTCACCGGCTTCCTGCCGCAGCTCGGGCACGGTCGCCTTGGTGCGCGCGAGCGTTTGCGCGCGCTGCCTGGCGGACTGCTGGACCTCCTCGAGCCGCTCCTTCAGCCGCTCTTCGGTGGCGACCGCTTCGGCGACCGGAATCGCCCGGCGCGCGGCCGCGATTTCGGCGGTCCAGCGCTTGCGGTCCGCCTCGCCTTCCTTCCACGACTGGAGGTTCGCCACCGCGACCCGCACCCGCCGTACCTGCTCGACGAACGTGCGGCCCTCCTGCAAGCGCTGATCAGCGGCCTCCCACGCCTTGCGGGCCGCCGTCTCGGCGGCGAACTCCCGCGCCACATCGGCATTGGCCTTCTCCCGCAGTTCCGCGGCCCAGGTGGAGGTGATCTCCTCGGGCACCTCGACACCGGCGGCCTGGGACAGGCGCGCGACCCATTCCCGTACGGTCTGGCGGCGGATCTCCAGTTCCCGCATGCGTTCCTGCCGCAGGTTCCGGAACCACGCCTCGACGTCCGAGAAGCGCTTGGTGCCGAACAGCCGCTCCAGCAGTTGCTCGCGTTCGGCTGTGTCCGCACGCAGGAAGCGGGCGAATTCGCCCTGCGGCAGCAGCACCACCTGGAAGAACTGGTCCGCGCTCATGCCGAGCAGCCGCTGCACGGTGCGCGCGACCTCGTCGATGCGGGTGAGCCCCTCGGCCGGATGCCCCGGCGGGCTTTCGCCGACCCAGGTCAGCGAGCACTTGGCGCGCTGCCTCGTGGTGCCGCCCCCGCTCCTTTTAGGACGGTCGTATTCGGGGCTGCGCACCAGTCGCAGCCGCTGCCCCTGCACGGTCACCTCGAGCACGACCTCGGTCAGCTGCTCGGCTTCGGCGAGTTCGCAGCGCAGTTTCTTGGCTTCGTTGCGGGCGCCCGGCACCACGCCGAACAACGCGAACGCGACCGCGTCCAGCAGGGTGGTCTTACCGGCGCCGGTGTCGCCGTGCAGGAGGAAGAGGCCGTCGGCACCGAGGGCGTCGAAGTCCACCACCTCGCGGCCCGCGAACGGGCCGAAGGCGGCGACTTCCAGCCGGTGCAGCCTCATAGTTCCGGGCCCACCGCCTCGAGCTTGCCCGCTTCCTCCAGCGCGCGGGTCAGCAGCGCCTGTTCCGATTCGTTGGGCGCGGCGCCGCGGCAGTCGGCGACGAAGGTGGACGCGATTTCCAGGTCCGACCGGCCGCGGATGGCTTCGGAGTACTTGAGTTCACCGGTGGCGCGACCGCCTTCCGGTTCCCATTCCAGGTGCACGGCGTAGGCGAACCTGTTGCGCAGCTTGCGCATCGCGTCGATCGGGCGGACCTCGTCGGTCAGCGTGACCGAGAGGTAGCACTCTTCGACTTCTTG from the Amycolatopsis magusensis genome contains:
- a CDS encoding AAA family ATPase; amino-acid sequence: MRLHRLEVAAFGPFAGREVVDFDALGADGLFLLHGDTGAGKTTLLDAVAFALFGVVPGARNEAKKLRCELAEAEQLTEVVLEVTVQGQRLRLVRSPEYDRPKRSGGGTTRQRAKCSLTWVGESPPGHPAEGLTRIDEVARTVQRLLGMSADQFFQVVLLPQGEFARFLRADTAEREQLLERLFGTKRFSDVEAWFRNLRQERMRELEIRRQTVREWVARLSQAAGVEVPEEITSTWAAELREKANADVAREFAAETAARKAWEAADQRLQEGRTFVEQVRRVRVAVANLQSWKEGEADRKRWTAEIAAARRAIPVAEAVATEERLKERLEEVQQSARQRAQTLARTKATVPELRQEAGELREEAGALSGLVEEGEQQQRDMARLGRLAVQADQASTRAKTLGAKLATMPARSEELRSRVEAATQAAAKLDGAQARADELARAVASANRIPAAEAAVRAAIEVQAKAVDLHQEARDRLLDLRERRLSGMAAELAAKLGDGDPCPVCGSAEHPAPALAGHQQVSKADERAAAEAERAADAERQRIVEARHQAETRLGAVREALLGRTAEDLATELTEVRANVAELVELAEHRERLEQEQRGLAAEIERLTEQRAAAERESAKAEAEQQALAVTVAERGQRLEEARKEYEDVAARRAALLARVKAVEELAEMRAAVVVAEERLAEQRETVAEVLRRAEFKTVKKALSAVRDDADIARLDEALVEADRAAAVAQSTLTEPELAGITGDEVVDLDAARAALERASSQVETAVAAHRAAARIAEDLASLGTRFDAALRKLAPAEEEAAELDALTDVVNGRGQNARKISLRSYVLAARLEEVALAATARLRTMSQGRYSFVHSDAAGARGTRGGLGLDVLDDFSGTVRPAKTLSGGESFLASLALALGLADVVAAQTGSALLDTLFIDEGFGTLDAETLDVVMNVLDELRAGGRVVGLVSHVEELRQRIPTRLRVRKARSGSTLALHAG